A region of Diospyros lotus cultivar Yz01 chromosome 3, ASM1463336v1, whole genome shotgun sequence DNA encodes the following proteins:
- the LOC127796568 gene encoding pentatricopeptide repeat-containing protein At3g46790, chloroplastic, producing the protein MWTLQAPQPVQHFHHPVHAASQRHATVAFRPSTTTDNNQLIQSLCKKGSFKQAIQVLSHEPNPTQRTYELLILSCARQKSLSDGLAVHNCLVDDGFDQDSFLATKLINMYYELDSIDYARQVFDKINNRTIFVWNAFFRALTLSGQGEEVLDLYRRMNRIGIPSDRFTYTYVLKACVASESLASLLQKGKEIHAHILRHGYETHVHIMTTLVDVYARFGRVSNAACVFNDMPVKNVVSWSAMIACYAKNGMPFEALELFRDMMLETTDLLPNSVTMVSVLQACASLAALEQGKLIHGYILRKGLDSILPVISALVTMYARCGNLELGRRVFDQIDKRDVVLWNSMISSYGIHGFGREAIQTFKQMIREQISPSLISFVSVLGACSHAGLVEEGKLLFNSMVKEHRIYPSVEHYACMVDLLGRANQLDEAAKVIEDMRIEPGRKVWGSLLGACRIHGNVEFAERASQRLFELEPMNAGNYVLLADIYAETKMWDEVKRVKKLLEARGLQKVSGCSLIEVGRKIYSFTSVDEFNPQIEQVHALLLKLSAEMKEKGYVPETKAVLYDLDTQEKERMVLGHSEKLAVAFGLINSSRGDTIRITKNLRLCEDCHSVTKFISKFTNREILVRDVNRFHHFKDGVCSCGDYW; encoded by the coding sequence ATGTGGACCCTTCAGGCTCCCCAACCTGTCCAACATTTCCACCACCCCGTCCATGCGGCGTCGCAGCGCCACGCCACCGTCGCCTTCCGCCCCTCAACCACCACCGACAATAACCAGTTAATCCAATCGCTCTGTAAAAAGGGCAGCTTCAAACAAGCCATTCAAGTCCTCTCTCATGAACCCAACCCCACCCAGCGCACCTACGAGCTCTTGATCCTCTCTTGCGCCCGCCAGAAGTCCCTCTCCGACGGCTTGGCGGTTCACAATTGCCTCGTCGATGACGGGTTCGATCAGGACTCCTTTTTAGCCACGAAGCTCATAAATATGTATTATGAGCTGGACTCTATCGACTATGCCCGCCAGGTGTTCGACAAAATTAACAACAGAACTATATTTGTTTGGAATGCGTTCTTTAGGGCTTTAACCTTGTCTGGTCAGGGTGAAGAGGTGTTGGATCTTTACCGTCGGATGAACCGGATAGGAATTCCTTCTGACAGGTTTACGTACACGTATGTACTGAAAGCCTGCGTTGCTTCCGAGTCATTGGCCTCATTGCTACAAAAGGGGAAGGAAATTCATGCCCATATTTTGCGACATGGGTACGAAACGCATGTCCACATTATGACCACTTTGGTGGATGTCTATGCAAGGTTTGGCCGTGTATCGAATGCGGCTTGTGTTTTCAATGACATGCCGGTGAAGAATGTGGTTTCATGGAGTGCCATGATCGCTTGTTATGCAAAGAATGGAATGCCCTTTGAAGCTTTGGAACTTTTTCGTGATATGATGCTTGAGACCACTGATTTACTTCCAAATTCGGTGACAATGGTCAGTGTACTCCAAGCTTGTGCATCACTTGCTGCTTTGGAGCAAGGTAAGTTGATACATGGCTACATACTCAGAAAAGGGCTTGATTCAATTTTGCCGGTTATAAGTGCTCTTGTGACAATGTATGCAAGATGTGGTAATCTTGAACTGGGGAGACGCGTCTTTGATCAGATAGATAAGAGAGATGTTGTTCTGTGGAATTCCATGATTTCAAGTTATGGGATTCATGGATTTGGGAGAGAGGCAATTCAAACTTTTAAGCAGATGATTCGCGAACAAATCTCTCCAAGTCTCATATCATTTGTTAGTGTTCTGGGAGCTTGTAGCCACGCAGGGCTTGTTGAGGAGGGCAAACTTTTGTTCAATTCTATGGTTAAAGAACACAGAATCTATCCTAGTGTGGAGCACTATGCTTGCATGGTTGATCTTCTAGGCCGTGCCAATCAATTAGATGAAGCAGCAAAGGTAATAGAAGACATGCGGATTGAACCTGGAAGGAAAGTTTGGGGTTCCCTTCTTGGAGCATGCAGGATACATGGCAATGTTGAGTTTGCAGAGCGAGCAAGCCAAAGACTTTTTGAGCTTGAGCCTATGAATGCGGGGAATTATGTTCTCTTGGCTGATATTTATGCAGAAACTAAGATGTGGGATGAGGTAAAAAGGGTGAAGAAGCTGCTCGAAGCTCGCGGGCTGCAGAAAGTCTCAGGTTGCAGTTTGATTGAAGTTGGAAGGAAGATATATTCATTCACATCAGTTGATGAATTCAACCCACAAATTGAACAAGTCCATGCTTTATTACTAAAGCTATCCGCGGAGATGAAGGAGAAGGGTTATGTTCCAGAGACCAAAGCGGTGCTCTATGATCTTGATACACAAGAGAAGGAAAGAATGGTATTAGGCCATAGTGAAAAACTGGCAGTTGCCTTTGGACTGATTAACAGCAGCCGAGGAGACACCATTAGGATCACCAAGAACCTGAGATTATGTGAAGACTGTCATTCTGTCACAAAGTTTATTTCCAAGTTCACAAATAGAGAGATTCTAGTGCGAGACGTTAACCGGTTCCATCATTTCAAAGATGGGGTTTGTTCGTGCGGAGATTATTGGTAA